One genomic window of Manduca sexta isolate Smith_Timp_Sample1 unplaced genomic scaffold, JHU_Msex_v1.0 HiC_scaffold_960, whole genome shotgun sequence includes the following:
- the LOC115448169 gene encoding LOW QUALITY PROTEIN: Golgi reassembly-stacking protein 2 (The sequence of the model RefSeq protein was modified relative to this genomic sequence to represent the inferred CDS: deleted 2 bases in 1 codon), protein MGSSHSTEVPGGGSEGYHVLRVQDGSPGQKANLEPFFDFIVAIENTRLDQDNDTLKDLLKQNIDNTIKMLIYSSKTQSVREVMITPSASWGGQGLLGVSIRFCSFEGANENVWHVLEVHPSSPAELAGLRPFSDYIIGADSIMHESEDLFTLIEAHEGRALKLYVYNANDDTCREVLITPNHMWGGDGSLGCGIGYGYLHRIPVRGAQNVQGQKLYTPMATQQTSQLQQNLISNVQNLNINEEKVPLVSSQASNIQGEQVPSAPPPFLSGVPMVNPGNFTVPTNATQQLNDQAPQQTTLLQQPNIPQPPMTAQTVVSNMATYSSNLADATLTNLGSIPSVSNVQPPAPLPNLPGIPMNQPQPYIPMMPNYTQQQTPTSIPQSAPNLVPTFDMSSFAPAPIQPAISTGLPIVTPVSLPGMPSITVSATLPVSTMQEIHQQQTLQPQDLLS, encoded by the exons ATGGGTTCCTCCCATAGCACTGAAGTGCCAGGAGGTGGCTCGGAAGGATATCATGTTTTGCGG GTTCAGGACGGGTCGCCAGGTCAAAAGGCTAATCTCGAACCATTTTTTGACTTCATAGTTGCAATAGAAAACACTAGATTGGATCAAGACAATGACACactaaaagatttattaaagcAGAATATCGACAAcacaattaaaatgttaatttacagTAGTAAAACTCAGTCAGTGAGAGAAGTAATGATCACTCCTAGTGCCAGCTGGGGTGGGCAAGGTCTACTGGGTGTTAGTATAAGATTTTGCTCCTTTGAAGGTGCAAACGAAAATGTTTGGCATGTACTG GAAGTCCATCCATCATCTCCTGCAGAGTTAGCAGGGCTCAGACCATTTTCTGATTACATCATTGGTGCTGATTCTATAATGCATGAGAGTGAAGATCTTTTCACTCTGATAGAAGCCCACGAAGGTAGAGCACTGAAGCTATATGTTTATAATGCAAATGATGACACTTGTCGTGAAGTTCTTATAACACCAAATCACATGTGGGGAGGAGATGGCAGTCTAGGCTGCGGCATAGGGTATGGCTATCTGCACAGGATACCTGTGAGAGGTGCACAAAATGTTCAAGGACAAAAATTGTATACTCCAATG GCAACACAACAAACATCTCAACTTCAGCAGAATCTAATTTCAaatgttcaaaatttaaatataaatgaagagAAGGTGCCATTGGTCAGCTCCCAAGCTTCAAACATTCAAGGGGAGCAGGTGCCTTCTGCACCACCACCATTTTTATCTGGAGTTCCAATGGTCAATCCAGGAAATTTTACTGTGCCTACTAACGCAACACAGCAACTGAATGACCAAGCTCCTCAACAAACTACTTTACTACAACAACCAAATATTCCACAGCCACCAATGACGGCCCAAACTGTTGTCTCTAACATGGCTACATATTCTAGCA ATTTAGCAGATGCAACTTTGACAAATCTGGGTAGCATCCCATCAGTTTCAAATGTTCAACCACCAGCTCCCCTGCCGAATCTGCCTGGGATTCCCATGAATCAGCCACAGCCTTACATACCGATGATGCCTAATTACACACAGCAACAAACTCCTACTAGCATTCCCCAAAGTGCGCCAAATTTGGTACCAACGTTTGATATGAGCAGTTTTGCACCAGCTCCTATACAACCA GCCATCTCCACTGGGTTGCCCATAGTGACTCCAGTATCATTACCAGGCATGCCTTCAATAACAGTGAGCGCTACACTGCCGGTCTCTACTATGCAAGAAATCCATCAACAACAAACTTTACAGCCACAAGACTTATTATCGTAA